DNA from Polaribacter sp. NJDZ03:
AGCACTTTATATGCCGTGGGTAACCAAGAAATTAGCGGTATTACAAAGATAAAAGAATATATACAAACTGTTTTAGCTTCATTCTCAGATTTAAGTATAGGTATAGAACGTATTACATCAAATAGAGAAGAGGGGTTAACACATATAGCAGCACGTTGGTATTTAAAAGGGAAAACAACCGAAGAAGGTGTTTTTGGAAAACATTCTGTTGATGAGATTTTTATACCTGTATTAAGTCATTATACAGTTAAAAATGGAAAAATAACCGATGAATGGATGGTCTATGACGGTTTCGATGCTTTATGTCAAATTTATAGTCAAACGAATACTCAAATTTAATATTTTATGAATGCACATTTTAGTAATAAAAAGTTAATTACTTCCTTTTTTAAGGAAATGAATGTTACGAAAAAAGAGGATGTTAAAAATGTTTTAAACACCTATTTTGATAAAAATAGTAGTGTAGGTATAACAAGTCCTTTTGAAGAATTAAATGGATTAGATGCATTTAATAGCAGTTTTTGGACTCCATTATTAAACGCATTTCCAGATATAGAATACCAACCTTATATACTTTTAGGAGGTGAGTACGAAGAACGAAACTATGTTAGCTGTACCGGTAATTTTATAGGTACTTTTAAAAAAGACTGGGCAGGTATTCCTGCAAATCAGCAACCAATATGGCTTCGTTTTGCAGCTCATTTTATTATTGAAGATAATAAGATTGTAAAAGCATGGTTTTTTATAGACATGCTTTCTGTTATAAGACAAGCAGGGTTTACATTGTTTCCTAATAAAGGAGTTGAAATAATACCTCCTGCACCGATGACAGGAGATGGTATTGTAGACTATAAAACACTTCCTGATCAGAGTAAAAAAACCTTAGATCTTACCAACGCAATGCTAGAAGGGTTGTGTAGTTATGATGGTAAGAGCTTAGAATCAATGGGCCAAGAAAGGTTCTGGGATGAGAAAAATATGATGTGGTACGGTCCATCTGGCATTGGCACTACAAGGGGATTAAAAGGGTTTCAAAAAAATCATCAAGTACCTTTTATAACCGCTTTTCCAGACCGAGGAATTACAGAAAAACAAGGTGAGGATCACTTTACACAAATTGGCGAAGGTAACTATTCTTGCGATTTTGGTTTTCCTGCAATGTATGGTACCCATACTGGAGATGGTTGGCTAGGGTTAAAAGCAACGGGAAAAAGAATAACCTTACGAGTTGTAGATTACTGGAGGCGTGAAGGCGATCACTTAAAAGAAAATTGGGTATTTATTGATATGCCTCATGTATTAAAGCAATTGGGAATTGATGTATTTAAAGAACTTAAAAATCTTAAAAAGGACTAATAATTATCTTTTTAAAGTCTAAAGTAATTGCATTAATTAGAGGAAACTCACAAAATAACTGAACTAAAAATATACAGTATGCTTAAAGAAAGATTAATAAGATATAGCGATTTAATGCCCTGTAAAGCCGCATTTATAGATGCCAAAACACCAGGGAGTCATTTAAAAGATAATTATAGCATTATTGGTGGTGGAGTATCTGAGAGCACACATCAAAAGGTAAATCTTTCTGAAAAACATGGTTTTTGCATTGGTGCTGGAGGGCAACCACCTAGAGTTAAAAATTCTCCACATTCTCATTTTACTGCAGAGGTTTTTATTGTGTATAGTAGTCATTGGAGATTTTATTGGAACAATGATGAAAAAAGTGAAATTATCTTACATCCGGGAGACATTATATCATTACCAACCAACATGTTTAGAGGTTTTGAAAATGTAGGTGATGAATACGGAATGATCTTTTCTGTTTTAGGACATGATGATGCTGGTGGAGGTGTAGTTTGGTTGCCACGTGTTATAGAAGAAGCCAAAGATTATGGTTTAATACTTTTAGAAAACGGAAAATTAGTAGATACTACTATTGGAGAAAAAATTCCTGAAGGATCAAAAGCGATAGCTCCTTTAACAGAAAGTGATTTAAAGAAATTTGATCAATATACTGTAGAAGAAATGAAACAGCATGTAGGTTTTGTTGGTACGTATAAAGCATCTAATTTTAAAGGTTTTCCAAATCAAACACCAGAAACTTTAAGATGGATTGATGTTTTAGGGCCTAAAGATAGCAATGATCACAAATTTGCAGTAAAACAAGGAGACCCAAACGGAGATGGTTTTAATGTATTTGGCTTACAAAGTGATGCTACAGGAACTACAGGAAAATATACACGTAACGAGGTAGAAGTTTTATTTATACATCGTGGTCAATTTGAGATTTTATGTTCACATAATGGAGAAGAAATTACGGAAACGTTAAACGATGGAGATATTTTTACCTTTCCAAAAGGATCCGTCAGAAACATTACCGCTAAAACATACGGATTCGCATACTTGGTAGTAGGAGAAGATTATCCTAAAGCACCACAATTGATTTCGTAGAAAACCGGGATACAGTTACCATTCATTTTTTACTTGTTCTATAATTTTATATAGAGCTCAGTAAAACCGTCGGTTTCTTGTAAATAGTTAATTATAGTATTTAAATTATAAAAATAGAGGTACAGCAGTACAAAGAGATTTAGCATTTTTCAATAACAATAAATAAACACCAACACAAATGGCAATTAGATACATTAAAAAAGGAATGGCGGCAGAAGAATCTGCAGCAGATCAATTAAAAACAAGAAAAATAGTAGAAAGTATTCTTTCTGATGTAGAAAATAGAGGAGATGAAGCAGTAAGGGAATTATCTGCTAAATTCGATAAATGGAGTCCAGCAGCTTTTAGACTTTCAAAAGATGAAATTCAAGAGATCATTTCTAAAGTATCAGATAAAACAATTGAAGACATTAAATGGGCACAAGCACAGGTGCGTCGTTTTGCTCAAATACAAAAATCTGCTTTAAGAGATATAGAAATAGAAACCATTCCGGGAGTAATTTTAGGTCATAAAAACGTACCTGTAAATAGTGTTGGTTGTTATGTGCCAGGTGGTAGATATCCTATGGTTGCGTCTGCTCATATGAGTGTACTAACGGCTAAAGTTGCTGGTGTAAAAAAAGTGATCGCTTGTACGCCTCCAGACCCAAAAACAGGAGTGCCACCGGCAGAAACAGTGGCAGCAATGTATTTGGCTGGTGCAGATGAAATTTATATTCTAGGAGGAGTCCAAGCAATGGCAGCAATGGCTTATGGTTGCGTAGGTATGGACCAAGTAGATATGATTGTTGGACCAGGAAACCAATACGTAGCAGAAGCAAAAAGACAATTATTTGGAAGAGTAGGTATTGATTTACTAGCAGGACCAACAGAAACGTTAGTAATTGCAGATGATACAACAGATGCAGAAATGGTGGTTACAGACCTTTTAGGTCAGGCAGAACATGGCCCTAATTCTCCTGCTATTTTATTAACAAATAGTGAAACTTTGGCGTTACAAATTGAAGATGAAGTAAAAAAACAATTAAAAGTATTGTCTACGGCAGATTTGGCAAGTAAGTCTTGGGACGATTATGGAGAAGTTATTTTGGTTGACAGTTATGAAGAAATGGTAACGGTGGCAGATGATATTGCTAGTGAACATGTTCAGGTTAATACTAAAGATCCTCAGTATTTTAAAGACAATATGACCAATTATGGTGCTTTGTTTCTAGGAAATAGAACAAACGTTGCTTATGGAGATAAAGCAATTGGTACCAATCATACCTTGCCTACAAAAAAAGCAGCTCGTTTTACAGGAGGCTTATGGGTAGGTAAATTTATTAAAACATGTTCTTATCAAAATATAATTACAGATGAAGCGAGTGTTTTAGTCGGTAATTACTGTTCACGTTTATGTGAAATAGAAGGTTTTGAAGGACATAAAAAACAAGCTGATATCCGTGTTAAGAGATATAGTAAATAAGCTTAGTTCTTAAGTAGTTTTTTAGAAAACAAAGGTTATTTTCATTATTAATTAGAAAAGGATATTATGGACAAGTTTGGAGTGCTTAATTGGTCAATTATTATAGTTTATTTAATTGCAAATTTATTATTGGGGTTTATTTTATCAAAAAAAGTGAATACTGCTAACGATTTTTATATTGGTAGAAAAACAACACCTTGGTGGGCTATTGGTATTTCTGTTTTAGCAACTTATGTAAGTGCTATGACTTTTTTAGGCGCTCCTGCCTGGTCTTATAAAGCTGGTTTATCCGTTATTGCAATTCATCTTAATTATCCATTAGTTATTATAATTGTAATGTCTTTGTTTGTTCCCTTTTTTATGCAAACAGGTGTTATTTCTATTTATGAATATCAAGAGAAACGCTTCGGAAAAGCATCAAGAACAGTTATTTCTGTGATATTTTTAGTCACTCAATTATTATCTTCTGCGGCTGTATTATATGGGTCTGCGCTAGTTATTGGTTATATAACGGGGATAGACGTAGTTACTAGTATAATTGTAGTATCAATTATTACATTAGTTTACACTTCTTTAGGAGGGATTACGGCTGTAATTTGGACAGATGTATTTCAGTCAGGAATATTTTTGGTAGCTGGTTTTATCGTCCTTTTTGTGCTGATAAATCAATTACCAGACTCTTTAATAGATACGCTTTCTAGCTTAAAAACAAAAGGAAAGATTAATCCTATAAATTTAAGTACAGACCCAACTGTAGATACTACTATTTGGGCAGGTATTATTGCTATGACTGTGTATCACGTAACTATTTATGGAGCAAACCAAATGATGATGCAAAGAACATTGGGAGCTAAAAATATAGGCGATGCTAAAAAATCGTTGGCTTTAATGGGGTTTGCAGCATTTTTTATCTATTTTTTATTCATATTTATAGGTGTGTTGTTTTACCAGTATTACCAAGGTAGAGAGTTTGATAATGACAATACAATTATGTTAGAATTTGCAGAAACAGTAGGGTTTCCTGGTTTTATAGGTATTATAGCCGCAGCAGTATTATCTGCAAGTATGTCTAGTTTATCATCAGCATTAAACTCGCTTTCTACAATTTCTACAAGTGGTTTTTATCAAAAGTATTTTAAACCTAATGAATCATCAAAACACTATTTAAGGGTTGCAAGAATTTCAACTGTTTTTTGGGCTATTTTAATAATTATACCTGCTATTGCTTTTTCTAGTACTACAGGTTCTATATTAGAACTGATTACCAAAATAGGTTCTTATTTTGTAGGCGCAAAACTAAGTATGTATATGTTAGGTTTTTATTCTAAACAAACAACAGAAAAAGGACTGTTGGTTGGAGTCGCTTTTGGTTTTATCGTGTTATATTTTGTACATGAATATACAGATATTGCTTGGACTTGGTATGCCGTTATTGGTGGGGTAGTTAATATTTTTGTTTCCATCATTGCAAGTCTTATTATTGATGGTAAACAAACAGAATGGTCACTGTATTCAATTCCTGGTCAGAAAGCAAAATTTAAATCAGAAAATAAACCAGAAAAAGAAAATGGTTGGTACGTTGTTCCTGGAAAGTTAGACAAAGTAAGTTATTATTTATTAGGCTTTTTTGTAGTAACAATCATATTTTTATTATCATTTGAAAACTTTATTAATTAAAATGAAACCAATAAAAACAGCTTTAGTTACAGGAGGAAGTGGAGGCATTGGCTCAGAAATATGCAAACAATTGGCATTGGCAGGTTATGTAGTTATTGTAAATTATAACAGCAACAAAGAAAATGCTTTAAAAACATTGCACAGCCTTAAAAATTCTGAGCAACATCATATATTTAAAGCGTCTATAACAAATAGCAACGAATTGTCTGATATGGCTAATTTTGTAAAAACAACTTTTGGTTTTTTAGATGTGTTAGTCAATAATTCAGGAGTTACTAAAGCAGTACCGCATGAAAATTTAGATGACTTGGAGGATGATTTTATAGATCAAATTATGAAAGTTAATTTTCGAGGAACTTTTGCTACCATAAGAGCTTTTAGAAGTCTTTTAGAAAAAGGAAAAAACCCCATTGCAATTAATATATCTTCTATTGCTGCAAAAACGGCAGTTGGTAGCAATGTTGCATATTGTGCTTCAAAAGCCGCTGTAGATTCTTTAACTATGAGTTTAGGGCGCGCATTAGCTCCAAAAATAAGAGTAGTTTCCTTGTCTCCTGGTTGGGTAAATGGTGCTTACGCTAAAAACTTACCAAAAGAATACATTAAAGAACAAGAAGACAAAACCCCATTAGGCAGAATTGCAGAGGCTGAAGATATTGGAAAAGCTTTAGTGGCGATTGCAGAATCATTTACATTTTCTACAGGCTGTATTTTTCCAGTAGATGGAGGAAGGCCTTTAACTTAATTTTTATGAAAAATAATTTTCAACACGCAAAAAGCGTAGTTCGTGCATATTATGAATCTTTTGATAATGCATCAGATAGCAATTTAGAACAGGTATTAAAAGAGCACACAACTGATGATTACCATTGGAGAGGAATGCATCCATTCTATGAACAATATGGTGCTAAAGATGTAATATCTAGTTTTTGGAAACCCTTTAGAAAATCGTTTGCTCCTTTACAAAGAAGAGAAGATATGTTTTTTGCTGGAGATAACGATTGTGATTCAGGAAAAACCCAGTGGGTAGTTAGTGTAGGACATTTAGTAGGTTTGTTTGATGCCGATTGGTTAGGTATTCCGCACACGGGTAAAATGATTTTCTTACGATATGCTGAGTTTCATAGAGTAGAAGGTGATAAAATTGCAGAAACAGCATTATTTTGTGATATATTAAGTGTTATGGATCATGCAGGTCATTATCCATTGCCTCCTATGACGGGATCTGCTTTTGTTTACCCTGGACCTCGAACTCATGATGGACTCCTTTTTGAAGCGCAAGATCCTAAAGAAGCAGAAAAAACGATGCGTGTTCTAAATCAAATGATTGCAGATTTAGATGAAATTAATAAATCTGGTGATGACAATTGTCCTCCAGAATTATTAGCAAAAACATGGAATGAAGACATGATTTGGTACGGCCCTACTGGTATAGGCGCTTCTTATACAATTAAGAGATATCAAAAGCAACATCAATATCCTTTTAGAGAGAATTTAACAGAGAAAGTATTTTATGGTCATATTGCACGTTTTGCAGAAGGCAATTATTGTGGTTTCTTTGGATGGCCAAACTTGTCTAATAAAAATAGTGGCGGGTTTTTAGGGCTTCCTAAGAGTGATGTTAAAGCAGAAATGAGAGTCGTAGATATCTATAGAAGAGAAGGGAATAAACTAGCAGAAAACTGGGTATATATTGATGTTTTGTATTATTTATACCAGCAAGGTTTAGATGTGTTAGGAAGAATGCAAAAGATGAATAGTAAATAGTTTATTTAGGGCTACTTAAACTTAAATTAAGATATCACCTAGTTTTTTTGTGGTAATCTCTAAGATATAAAAGGTTCTAATGCCTTACTTTTTACAAGAAAGTATTTATAGAAAAAAGTATATAGGTTAAAAAATTCTGTGTTAAATTGCACAGAATTTTTTATTTAAAATTATTTCATAATGTCAAAACCATTCAAATTTAAAGAATTTATAATTCAGCAAGATAAAACGGCCATGAAAGTTGGTACAGATGGAGTTTTATTAGGTGCATGGTGTTCTGTGGATGCTTATCCGGATACAATTCTAGATATTGGTGCTGGTACAGGAGTAATTGCTTTAATGATTGCACAACGCTGCGATGCTATGACAATTGATGCTGTTGAGGTTGATGAAAATGCCTATGAACAAACCGTTGCAAATTTTGAAGAATCTGATTGGGGAGACCGTTTGTATTGCTACAATGCCACTTTTACAGAATTTGCAGAAGAAATTGCAGAAGAGGAAGAAACGTATGACTTAATAGTTTCGAATCCGCCATTTTACACGGATGATTTTGAAACTGAAGATACTGCAAGAAATAAAGCGCGTTTTACTTCTTCTTTGTCTTTTGATGAATTGATTGTAGGTGTATCTAAAATATTATCTAAAAACGGTAACTTTTCTGTAGTGATTCCTTTTAAAGAAGAAGAAAGTTTTATCAACCTAGCTAAAGAAAATAATTTGTTCTTGAATCGAATTTGTAGAGTTCAAGGCAATAAAACATCAGAAATAAAAAGATGCTTGTTAGCCTTTTCTTTTGATGAAACTGAAATACAAGAAGAGAGTTTAATTATAGAAATTGAACGTCATAAATATACAGAGTATTATATTAATTTAACGAAGGATTTTTATTTGAAAATGTAGTTTAGTTAAACGCTAAGGGCGCAAAGTGTTTTGCAAAAGACGCAAAGAAAATGACTTTTACTCCGTGAATCTCTGCGAAAATACTCTGTGTAACAACAAACTTTATCCAACCACATAATTAGGGTTATATCCCAAATAAGGAACTTCTTTCTCTATAAATTTAATTCCGTAAATTTCTAATTCCTTTAAAATAGGTTCATAAACTTCTTTTGTTATAGGTAGTAGAACACCAGGGGTTTTAATTTCTCCTTTTAAAATTTTTAAAGCAGCAATTGCAACAGGTAAGCCTACTGTTTTTGCCATGGCTGTATATGTTTGGTTTTCTCCAATAACCACTAAACTACTTTCTATTTGATGCTTTTTACCATCAATTTCATAACCAAAAAGATGCTGCATTACAATCATATCTTTATCATCTTCTTGTAAAGTCCAAGAATCTTCTAATATTTTTTGTAGCATTTGTGCAGGAGTCGCATTTTTTAATAGAATTCGTTTCTTCGGGTTAAAAAGATCAAGCTCAACTAATTTTTCCCACATTACATCATCTTGATCTATCTTTAAATAAGAACGTAATTTTAACTCAACAGAATCCGAAGGAGAATAGGCTAAAAATAAGTTTACAAAATCTCTATAACTCATGTTTTCAGAATCTTCAATAGTATAAGAATCATCGGTCATGCCTAATTGTACAAAAATGTTCCAAGCCCTAGAGAAACCCACTTTTCTAATAGTTCCTCTGTACATTGTAGGTATATTATCTAAGCCATAAACACTTCTGTATTTTAGAGAATCTCTATTGCCGTAAGCTTCAAAATTGCTATCATTAATTTTTAAAAACTCAGTTCTTCTAAATAATTTATGGTACGGAATGTATTTATAAGTACTTTCTTGAATAAACATTGCAGCACCACCTTGTCCTGCTAAAACCACGTTTCTTGGGTTCCATGTAAATTTATAATTCCATAAATTGTTATCGCTTTCTGGGGCTACTAATCCTCCACAAAAAGATTCGAATAATAACATTTTAGCACCTTGGTTTCTAATTTTATCGAGTATTTGCATGGCACTCATGTGATCGATTCCTGGGTCTAAGCCAATCTCATTCATAAGAACCAATCCTTTTTCCTTTGCAGCTTTATCTAAAGCTTTCATTTCATCAGAAACATAAGAAGCCGTAACCATGTGTTTACTAAAAAGAATACAATCTTTTGCTACCTCAATATGAAGTCTTGCGGGTAGCATAGAAATTACAATGTCAGTTTTTTCAATAAATTCTTGACGTTGTTTTTTATTAAAAATATCTAGAATAATGCTCTTTGCATTTTTATGATTATTGATAATTTTATCTGCATTAACTGTAGAAATATCTCCAATAATTATCTTTAATTTTTCTTCATCAGATTTTTCTAATAAATACTTTATTAGAAAAGAACTCGATTTTCCTGCACCAATAATTAGAATGTTTTTCATAAGATAAAAGATGTATTTTTGTGTAGCATACGAAGATACGTTAATTGTTTAAAATTTAACAAAAACCATTAAAAATGTTTAAAAATTTAATTATTACTTCTTTTTTAGGAATGTTTGCTATTGTTTTAGGTGCTTTTGGAGCACATGCTTTAAAAGAAATTTTATCTGCTACAGAATTATTGAGCTTTGAAACCGCTGTTCGTTATCAAATGTATCATGTAATTGTATTGTTATTTGTTAATACGTACGATGGATTTACTACTTCACAAAAAAATAAGATTAGTTATATTTTCTTTTTAGGAATTCTATTATTTTCAGGTTCTATTTATGCGATTCATTTAACAGCAATCACAGCAAAATCTATTTGGTTTGTTACGCCATTAGGAGGATTAACATTAATAATTGGTTGGTTTTTAATGATTATGGTATTCTTTAAGAAATTAAGGAAAAATATGTGATTTCATATTTTTTACATCAAATAGACTGCCGTTTAGAATTAAAGTGTAATTTTGTAAGCAATTAATCTATAAAAATTAAAAACATTGATATGGTAGATACAAGTACGAAATCGATTTCGTTAAATAGTCTAGGAATCAAGAATGCAACAGTTCGTTATCAGTTAACTTCAGATGAGTTACATAATGAAACTGTTAAAAAAGGGCAAGGAGTTGTGTCTTCTTTAGGAGCAATTGCTGTAAATACCGGTGAATTTACTGGGCGTTCCCCAAAAGATCGTTTTATAGTAAAAGACGAAGTAACCAAAGATGAGGTTTGGTGGAGTGATATTAACATTCCTTTTGATTCTAAAAAGTTTGATGCTTTATATACAAAAGTTGTTGATTATTTGTCTGAAAAAGAAATTTTTGTAAGAGATAGTTATGCTTGTGCAGATGAAGATTATAAATTAAATATTAGAGTTGTAAACGAGTTTCCTTGGAGCAATATGTTTGCTTATAATATGTTTTTACGTCCTACAGAAAAGGAATTAGAAACTTTTTCTCCAGAATGGACTGTAATTAATGCTCCTGGTTTTATGGCAGATCCAGAAGTAGATGGAACACGCCAACACAATTTTGCAATTTTAAATTTTAGTAAAAAAATTGCTTTAATAGGAGGAACGGGATATACTGGTGAAATTAAAAAAGGAATCTTTTCTGCTTTAAATTTTATTCTACCTGTTTATAAAAATACATTACCAATGCATTGCTCTGCAAATGTTGGTAAAGAGGGTGATACTGCTATTTTCTTCGGATTATCGGGTACCGGAAAAACAACGTTATCTACAGATCCAGAAAGAAGTTTAATTGGTGATGATGAACATGGTTGGACTGCAGAAAACACGGTCTTTAATTTTGAAGGTGGTTGTTATGCAAAAGTGATTAATTTATCAGCAGAACAAGAACCAGAAATTTTTGCAGCTATTAAAAAAGGTGCAATTCTAGAAAATGTGGTTATGGATGATAAAGGAGTTATCAATTTTGCAGATACTTCTATTACTCAAAATACCAGAGTTAGTTACCCAATTCATCATATAGAGAATATACAAATACCATCCATAGGAAAAAATCCAAAGAATATTTTCTTTCTAACTGCGGATGCTTTCGGTGTTTTGCCTCCAATTTCTAAATTAACACCCAATCAGGCAGCTTACCATTTTATTTCTGGTTATACCGCAAAAGTAGCAGGTACAGAAGCGGGAGTTACGGAACCAACACCAAGTTTTTCTGCTTGTTTTGGTGCTCCTTTTATGCCATTACATCCAACAAGATATGCAGAAATGCTAAGTAAGAAAATGAAAGATGCTGGTGTAAATGTTTGGTTGATAAATACAGGTTGGTCTGGAGGCCAATACGGAGTAGGTAGAAGAATGCCTTTAAAATATACAAGGGCAATGATTACGGCTGTTTTAAATGGCGATTTAGGAAGCTATAAATATGAAGATTATCATATACATTCTGTTTTTGGAGTTGCACAACCAAGATCTTGTCCTGGAGTGCCAACAGAACTGTTAAGTCCAAGGTCTACATGGAATAATGATGAAGCTTATTATAAGACAGCCTTTAAACTGTCTAACGCATTTAGAAATAATTTTACACAGTTTGAAGAAGCTGCAAGTGAAGACATACGTAGGGGAGGACCTCAACGATACGCATTTTAGTAGTTTTTGTTTTTTAGGAAAGCACCTCAATTTGAGGTGCTTTTTTTGTTTGCGTTAATATTAGATTTTTTTGAGTTAAGCTTAAAGGTATTAATACTGTAACTTTGTACAAGTGAAACACACATATTAGTTTAACATTAAAAAAAATAAAGACATGAGCAATAGTAGCAACACAGTAGTAGGATTATTAGCAGGAACAGTAATAGGAGCAACTTTAGGTATTTTGTTTGCACCAGATAAAGGAGTAAAAACAAGAAAAAGAATTTCTGACGAGGCTTTACATGCTAAAGATAAAATTGTAGAAACAGCAAGTGATTTAACAGACAGAGTTTCCTCTTCAGTAGTAGGTCAGAAAGAAAGTTTAGACACGCAATTAGAAAATGTAGTATCTAATGTTAGTCATAAAGCAGAAGATGTAATTTCTACCTTAGAGAAAAAATTGAAAGAACTGAAAGAACAAAATAAAAAATTACAAAAATCTGCCTAATATGAGCATATTAGATAATTTAAAAAGTTCTGCAGATACAGGA
Protein-coding regions in this window:
- a CDS encoding ester cyclase → MNAHFSNKKLITSFFKEMNVTKKEDVKNVLNTYFDKNSSVGITSPFEELNGLDAFNSSFWTPLLNAFPDIEYQPYILLGGEYEERNYVSCTGNFIGTFKKDWAGIPANQQPIWLRFAAHFIIEDNKIVKAWFFIDMLSVIRQAGFTLFPNKGVEIIPPAPMTGDGIVDYKTLPDQSKKTLDLTNAMLEGLCSYDGKSLESMGQERFWDEKNMMWYGPSGIGTTRGLKGFQKNHQVPFITAFPDRGITEKQGEDHFTQIGEGNYSCDFGFPAMYGTHTGDGWLGLKATGKRITLRVVDYWRREGDHLKENWVFIDMPHVLKQLGIDVFKELKNLKKD
- the hisD gene encoding histidinol dehydrogenase, whose product is MAIRYIKKGMAAEESAADQLKTRKIVESILSDVENRGDEAVRELSAKFDKWSPAAFRLSKDEIQEIISKVSDKTIEDIKWAQAQVRRFAQIQKSALRDIEIETIPGVILGHKNVPVNSVGCYVPGGRYPMVASAHMSVLTAKVAGVKKVIACTPPDPKTGVPPAETVAAMYLAGADEIYILGGVQAMAAMAYGCVGMDQVDMIVGPGNQYVAEAKRQLFGRVGIDLLAGPTETLVIADDTTDAEMVVTDLLGQAEHGPNSPAILLTNSETLALQIEDEVKKQLKVLSTADLASKSWDDYGEVILVDSYEEMVTVADDIASEHVQVNTKDPQYFKDNMTNYGALFLGNRTNVAYGDKAIGTNHTLPTKKAARFTGGLWVGKFIKTCSYQNIITDEASVLVGNYCSRLCEIEGFEGHKKQADIRVKRYSK
- a CDS encoding sodium/solute symporter (Members of the Solute:Sodium Symporter (SSS), TC 2.A.21 as described in tcdb.org, catalyze solute:Na+ symport. Known solutes for members of the family include sugars, amino acids, nucleosides, inositols, vitamins, urea or anions, depending on the system.), translated to MDKFGVLNWSIIIVYLIANLLLGFILSKKVNTANDFYIGRKTTPWWAIGISVLATYVSAMTFLGAPAWSYKAGLSVIAIHLNYPLVIIIVMSLFVPFFMQTGVISIYEYQEKRFGKASRTVISVIFLVTQLLSSAAVLYGSALVIGYITGIDVVTSIIVVSIITLVYTSLGGITAVIWTDVFQSGIFLVAGFIVLFVLINQLPDSLIDTLSSLKTKGKINPINLSTDPTVDTTIWAGIIAMTVYHVTIYGANQMMMQRTLGAKNIGDAKKSLALMGFAAFFIYFLFIFIGVLFYQYYQGREFDNDNTIMLEFAETVGFPGFIGIIAAAVLSASMSSLSSALNSLSTISTSGFYQKYFKPNESSKHYLRVARISTVFWAILIIIPAIAFSSTTGSILELITKIGSYFVGAKLSMYMLGFYSKQTTEKGLLVGVAFGFIVLYFVHEYTDIAWTWYAVIGGVVNIFVSIIASLIIDGKQTEWSLYSIPGQKAKFKSENKPEKENGWYVVPGKLDKVSYYLLGFFVVTIIFLLSFENFIN
- a CDS encoding SDR family NAD(P)-dependent oxidoreductase; protein product: MKPIKTALVTGGSGGIGSEICKQLALAGYVVIVNYNSNKENALKTLHSLKNSEQHHIFKASITNSNELSDMANFVKTTFGFLDVLVNNSGVTKAVPHENLDDLEDDFIDQIMKVNFRGTFATIRAFRSLLEKGKNPIAINISSIAAKTAVGSNVAYCASKAAVDSLTMSLGRALAPKIRVVSLSPGWVNGAYAKNLPKEYIKEQEDKTPLGRIAEAEDIGKALVAIAESFTFSTGCIFPVDGGRPLT
- a CDS encoding nuclear transport factor 2 family protein produces the protein MKNNFQHAKSVVRAYYESFDNASDSNLEQVLKEHTTDDYHWRGMHPFYEQYGAKDVISSFWKPFRKSFAPLQRREDMFFAGDNDCDSGKTQWVVSVGHLVGLFDADWLGIPHTGKMIFLRYAEFHRVEGDKIAETALFCDILSVMDHAGHYPLPPMTGSAFVYPGPRTHDGLLFEAQDPKEAEKTMRVLNQMIADLDEINKSGDDNCPPELLAKTWNEDMIWYGPTGIGASYTIKRYQKQHQYPFRENLTEKVFYGHIARFAEGNYCGFFGWPNLSNKNSGGFLGLPKSDVKAEMRVVDIYRREGNKLAENWVYIDVLYYLYQQGLDVLGRMQKMNSK
- a CDS encoding tRNA1(Val) (adenine(37)-N6)-methyltransferase produces the protein MSKPFKFKEFIIQQDKTAMKVGTDGVLLGAWCSVDAYPDTILDIGAGTGVIALMIAQRCDAMTIDAVEVDENAYEQTVANFEESDWGDRLYCYNATFTEFAEEIAEEEETYDLIVSNPPFYTDDFETEDTARNKARFTSSLSFDELIVGVSKILSKNGNFSVVIPFKEEESFINLAKENNLFLNRICRVQGNKTSEIKRCLLAFSFDETEIQEESLIIEIERHKYTEYYINLTKDFYLKM
- a CDS encoding saccharopine dehydrogenase family protein, yielding MKNILIIGAGKSSSFLIKYLLEKSDEEKLKIIIGDISTVNADKIINNHKNAKSIILDIFNKKQRQEFIEKTDIVISMLPARLHIEVAKDCILFSKHMVTASYVSDEMKALDKAAKEKGLVLMNEIGLDPGIDHMSAMQILDKIRNQGAKMLLFESFCGGLVAPESDNNLWNYKFTWNPRNVVLAGQGGAAMFIQESTYKYIPYHKLFRRTEFLKINDSNFEAYGNRDSLKYRSVYGLDNIPTMYRGTIRKVGFSRAWNIFVQLGMTDDSYTIEDSENMSYRDFVNLFLAYSPSDSVELKLRSYLKIDQDDVMWEKLVELDLFNPKKRILLKNATPAQMLQKILEDSWTLQEDDKDMIVMQHLFGYEIDGKKHQIESSLVVIGENQTYTAMAKTVGLPVAIAALKILKGEIKTPGVLLPITKEVYEPILKELEIYGIKFIEKEVPYLGYNPNYVVG
- a CDS encoding DUF423 domain-containing protein, encoding MFKNLIITSFLGMFAIVLGAFGAHALKEILSATELLSFETAVRYQMYHVIVLLFVNTYDGFTTSQKNKISYIFFLGILLFSGSIYAIHLTAITAKSIWFVTPLGGLTLIIGWFLMIMVFFKKLRKNM